GAGCGAGAGGGTCTGGTCGGACTCGGCGAGGTCGAGGTCCGCGACCCCGAGGTAGTCCACGAGTCGCTCGGTGAGTGCGGCCTGTTTCTCGACGCCCAAGGCGGCCTCGGCGGGCGCGTTCAGCGTGACGATACGGCCCTTCTCGTCCACGACGACGATGGGACTCCCGAGGTCGTCGAGGGCGGCGCGCTCGCCGGTCCGCCGCGTCGTCGGGCTGAACTCGAACATGTCGCTCCGGAAGAGCGCGTAGGTGTCGAGCGCGATGTGGGGCAGGAACATGAGGGGGACGAGGTTGAGCTGTGGCGCGGGCCCGAGGTCGAACGTCCAGAGGGTGAACGCGGCGACCGGCGGAATCGGCGTCAGGGCGACCGCCGCGGCCTGCTTGCGGTACAGTGGGCCGAAGCTCAGGACGGTGTCGAGCAGCAGCGCCATCCCGACCACCGAGACGAGGACGATGCCGACGTACTGGAACCGGATGAGTGGGGAGTGGACGTAGGAGACGGTCGCGGCGCCGAAGATCGGGTCGAGCCGGAAGTCCTGCCAGACGAGGTGGTGCCACGGGTTCGTCACCACGAGCAGGTCGAAGCCGAGGCCGAACAGCGCCACGGCGCCGAACCACGGCGTCCGGAGCAGGTGCCCGCGGCCGGTGTACGCCGCCGCGAACCCGAGGTAGCCCACGACGACGACGCTCCCGGCCAGCCAGAACAGCATCTCCAGTGCGACCCGGAGCCACAGTGGCTCGAACACAAGCATCGCCACCGCCTGCGAGAAACAGAGGACGACCTGTCCGAGGATGACCGCGAAGAACCACCGCGCGCCGGGCTTGTCGCGGAAGTCCCAGAGGTACCACAGGAACGCGAGGTTCGCGACCCCGGCGACGACTGACCCGGCGACCGGCCACGACACCCCGAACACGATACTCGAACAAGTCAGTCCCGGTACTTGGCCGTTGTGTCCAACGGGGCTGCTGGCGGACCGACATCGACAGAACTGTCGAGACTATCAGATTCCGACAACCGTGGCATGCCGAATGCAGAGAAGACAGTCAGCAAGCGGCCCTCGTTTGTTTCGACTTCGAGTCGCTGAATGCGCTGACAGACCGCGAGTGCGAGTCTACAACACTGAACCGCTGGCGTGGACTTCGCCATCTGAGTCGACTTCCAGCGTATATGTTTCGGAGTCAGCAATGCCCTCGGTGTACGCTTCTTGGTCATCGATATAAAGGGTGATGTTGCAGGTTTCTGCGTCAACCTGTCTTATGATGGTTTTCGATTCACCCGGTTGTATCTCAAAGTCCTCATCTCTACACCCTGCTTCCAGTACAACCTCTCCAGAAAAATTAGAACTAACTATTACTTCTACAATCTTTGACCCCTTACAAAACTGGGGCCACCCACACTCATCCGTGGTCGTACTGGGGTCACTCTCTGAGTTACTTTTTCCTTCAGTAGTAGCCGTTTCTGAAGTAGCGGCCGAACCAGAACCGATTGAAGATTCACCGAGACAACCTGCGGTCCCAAGAGCGGCAGAGACTCCACAGAGTCGGAGGACGTTGCGTCGAGTGCGGGGCATGACCTATATCAGAAATCAGAAGTTAAATGCTTTCTGACTGGATTATCTGTCGCCGTCAACTTCCATCCGAGGTAGATGACAGACCGAGACCTCTGAATCAACCGAACCAGCCGTGCCCGAGATGGCGAGTGGCCAAATCCCGATACGCGCCCTATATTCAGCACGACCACAACCGACTATCCGGAATCAGTGGTTTCACTAGACTCACATCGACGGTGCCGAGCAACGCCGTTTTTTCCACGGGCGTCCTAGAGGACTCCTGATGCTCGAGTATCACGTCCTGTTCGTCGTGTTGCTGGTCGGGACGGAGGCCTTCTTCACCCTCCTCTCGGTGTTGAACGTGCGGTACGGCGCACAGACCGCGCGCGCCGAGTCGGAGTGGATGCACGAGACGCTCGGCGTCGACGACCTGGACGCGGTGCTGGACTACCAGCGCGCCCGGACCGGGCTCTCGCTGGTCTCGACGTGGGTGGCACTGGGGTTCCTGCTCGTCGCGCTCTACACGGGCCTCGTCACCGACGTGGTCGAGTTCCTGGCCGCGACTGGGCTACCCGAACTCGCCCAGGGCGTCGTCTTCGTCGCCCTGCTGCTGGTCGCGGGCCAGCTCGTCAACGTCCCCTTCGACCTCTACTCGACGTTCGTGGTCGAGGAGCAGTTCGGCTTCAACAACCAGTCGCCGACGCTCTGGGTGAAGGACTTCGTGCTGGGACTGGTCGTGAGCACGCTCATCGTCTCGCTGCTGGCCGGGGCGGTCCTCTGGTTCGTGAGCGCGCTGCCCACCTACTGGCCGGCCGCGGCGTGGGCGCTGGTGGTCGGGTTCTCGCTCGCGATGCTGGTCATCAAGCCGCGGGTCATCGACCCGATATTCAACGACTTCACGCCGGTCGAGGAGTCGGACCTGCGCGACGCGGTCGACGAGGTGTTCGAGCGGGCCGGCTTCCGCTGTGACCAGGTGTACGAGATGGACGCGAGCAAGCGGTCGGGGCACTCGAACGCCTACTTCACCGGCTTCGGCCGGACCAAGCGCGTCGTGCTGTTCGACACGCTGGTCGACCAGATGGACGTCGACGAGATTCAGGCCGTCCTCGCGCACGAGCTCGCCCACTGGAAGCGCGGGCACATCTGGAAGTTCGTCGCGCTCGCGGCGGTCCAGTTCGCGGTCGTCTTCGGCGTGCTCGGTTACCTCGTCGGCCAGTCGTGGCTCTACACGATGTTCGGCCTGCCACAGGTCGAGTACGCCGGGCTGTTCGTCGCGCTGCTGTTCGTCGGGCCGGTCATGCAGCTGACCTCGCCCATCCAGAACTACTTCTCGCTGGCCTACGAGCGCGAGGCGGACACCTTCGCGGTCGAGACGATGGGCTCGCGGCCGATGGCCGACGCCCTCGCGAACCTCGCCAGCGAGAACATGTCGAACCCGTTCCCGCACCCGCTGTACGAGACGTTCCACTACGACCACCCGCCGATTCCCGAGCGCATCCGCTACATCGAGGCGATGGGCGAGGGCGGCGACGCGGGCAGCGAAGGGCCGGCCGGCGACGACGCGCCGACGGCCGACTGAGGCTGCGCCCGCTCGCGGTTGGAACTCCTTCTCGCGGGCCGTGGTAGCACACTCGAACCGGCAATCGACGCGGGAGGAAGCGTGTTTGAAGTAGCTGGCTGAATGAACGTTCAGTCAACGATGGGAGAGACGCAGCTGTTCGCGGCTGCCCCCGAGGACACCCGGGCCGCCATCATGCGGGCGACCTACGAGGCCCTCACCAGTCACGGGTACGCGAACCTGACGATACAGCGAATCGCGGACGAGTTCGAGAAGTCGAAGTCCCTCCTCTATCATCACTACGACGGCAAGGACGACCTCCTCGTGGACTTCCTGCAGTACATGGTCGAGCACTTCGAGCAGGAGACGACCTGTGCCGGCTGTTCGGACCCGGGCGACCGGCTCGACCACCTGCTCGACCGGGTCGTTCCGGTCGACATCGACCCCGAGAAGCAGGCGTTCACGGCCGCCATGATCGAACTCCGGGCGCAGGCGCCGCACGACCCGGCCTACCGCGAGCAGTTCACCGAACACGACCGGGCCCTGCGGGACCGCTTCGCCGACATCCTCCGGGACGGCATCGAGGACGGCACCTTCGCCGACGTGGACCCGGCCGCGACCGCGGACTTCCTGCTGACGCTCGTGAACGGCATCCGCCACCAGCGCGTCACCCGCGACGACGACGGGAGCGTCCCGGCGGCGCGGGCCGAACTCGACGCCTACGTGGACCGCCGCCTCCGGGGAGGTGAGCGCTGATGGGTATCTCGGACCTGTTCAAGGGCAAGGAGGAGATGGACCTCACGTCGGGGGACATCGCCCGGCCCCTGTTCTTCCTCTCGCTCCCCATCGTCATCACGAACCTGCTCCAGACCGCGTACAACCTCGCGGACACGTTCTGGCTGGCGAGGGTGAACGAGGTCGCGCTGGCGGCCATCACGTTCGGCTTCCCGATGGTGTTCCTGCTCATCTCGCTCGGGATGGGGCTCTCGGTCGCCGGGAGCGTCCTCGTCGCCCAGCACACCGGGGCCGAGGAGCCGCGCGAGGCCGAGTACGCCGCCTCCCAGACGGTGATGTTCGCGTTCGTCGCGTCCACCATCCTCGGTATCGTCGGCTACTTCGCGGTCGACACGGTCCTGTGGCTACTCGGTGCCCGCGGCGCGGTCCTGCGCGAGGCCACCCAGTACATGGAGGTCATCGCGCTCGGGATGCCGTTCCTCTTCGGCTTCTTCGTGTTCATCTCGCTGATGCGGGGGTACGGCGACACCGTGACGCCGATGCTCGTCATGTTCGGGACGGTCGTCCTCAACGTCGTCATCGACCCGCTGTTCATCTTCGGCTTCGGACCCATCCCGGACGGTCTCGGCGTGCAGGGCGCCGCCATCGCGACCGTCATCTCCCGGTTCGTCGCGACCGCGGTCGGCCTGGCCATCATGTTCCGGGGCAAGCGCGGCGTCCAGATCCGCCTCTCGCAGATGGCGCCGGACCTCCAGTTCTTCAAGAAGATGCTCGGCATCGGCGTCCCGGCCTCCATCGAGGGGACGGGTCGGTCGGTCTCGGTGAACCTGATGCTCGTCGTCGTCGCCATCTTCTCCTCCGGCTTCGTGGCCGCGTTCGGCGTCGGCATCCGCATCTTCAGCGTCATCTTCCTGCCGGCCATCGCGGTCGGCCAGGGCGTCGAGACGATGGTCGGCCAGAACATCGGCGCGGGCAAGTACGACCGCGCCCAGCGCACCGCCGACACCGCCGCCGTCGGGATGTTCGGCGCGCTCTCGGTGCTCGCCGTCATCGTCTTCGCGTTCACCGAACCCATCGTCGCACCCCTCTCCCCGAACCAGGAGGTCACCGACATCGCCGTGACCTTCCTCCGGGTCGTCGCGCCCACCTTCGGCTTCATCGGTGTGATGCGCTCGTACAACGGCGCGTTCCGCGGGTCGGGCAAGACGATGGTCTCGGCGGCCATCGCCATCACGATGCTCGGCATCATCCGCCTGCCCATCGCGTACGTGCTGTCGCGGGGTATCGACCCGGTCGCCTCCCTGCTGCCCTTCGCGACCGGGCAGGCCGGCATCTGGACCTCGTTCGTCGTCTCGAACACGCTCGGTGCCGTCATCGCCTTCGCGTGGTTCCGCCGGGGGACCTGGCGCGGCGCGGACGTGCGCGGCCAGGGCGCGGTCGACGCCTCGCCGACGGACGACTGAGAACCCCCTAGTTTTCATTTCGAAGGCAATTTGGCCGTCGTTTTTGGCTCCTGTACTGTCAACACGCATCTGTATCGACTAATCATGAACTGTACGCGGCGAACAGGCAGTTTATCAGTCACAACCAGAGACTGGCATCCACGCACATGAGCGAACGTGAAACATGGAGCACGCGAGCGGGGTTCATCCTCGCCGCGGTCGGCAGTGCAGTCGGCCTGGGGAACATCTGGCAGTTCCCGTTCCAGGCCGCGAGTAACGGCGGGGCGGCGTTCGTCGTCGTCTACCTCGCCGCCGTCCTGTGCATCGGCTTCCCGGCGATGCTCGCGGAGTTCGTCGTCGGGCGCAGCACCGAACGCAACCCCATCGACGCGTTCCGCGAACTCGGCGGGAACTCGTGGTCCGTCGTCGGCGCACTCGGCGTCTTCGCCGCCTTCTGGATCCTCTCGTTCTACAGCGTCGTCGGCGGCTGGGTCATCCGGTACATCCTCGGGAGCGCTCAGGGCGCGTACTTCGCGGACCCCGGCGGCTACTTCGGCGCCATCTCCAGTGGCCCCGGCGCGCTGGCGCTCCACGCCGTCTTCATGGCGCTCGTCGTCGGCGTCGTCGCGCTCGGCGTCGAGGACGGCATCGAGATGGGGACGAAACTGATGGTCCCGGCCATCGTCGTCCTGCTGCTCGGCCTCGGCGCCTGGGTCGCGACCCTCGACGGGGCCGCGGCCGGCTACGCCTACTACCTCTCGCCCGACCTGAACACGCTCGCCGACAACATCGGGAGCGTCCTCCCGGCCGCCGTCGGCCAGGCCTTCTTCACGCTCTCGCTCGGGATGGGCGCGATGGTCACCTACGCCTCCTACCTCGGTGACGACGACTCCCTGCCGGTCGACGGCGGGCTCATCGTCGGCCTGAACACGCTCGTCGGCCTGCTCGCGGGCCTCGTCGTCATCCCCATCCTGGCGACGCAGGTCTCCGTCGAGGCCATCCGCGAGACCAGCGGCGCCGGCGCCGTGTTCATCTCGCTGGCCGAGGCGTTCGGCCAGCTCCCCGCCGGGCGCGTCCTCGGCGTCGTCTTCTTCGGCGTCCTCCTGCTGGCCGCGCTCTCCTCGGCCATCTCGCTGCTGGAGGTCGTCGTCTCCTTCGTCACCCGGAACACCGGCTGGGACCGCAAGCCCGCCGCCGGCGTCTTCGGCCTCGCCGTCTTCCTGCTCGGCATCCCGACCGCCTTCAGCGCCTCCCTGACCTACGCCGGCACCGGCGCACTCACGTGGTACAACGACCTCGCGTACAACCTCCTGCTCCCCATCTCCGTCCTCGGCGTGCTCGTCTTCGTCGGCTGGCTCCGCGACGACCACGCGACCGAGGAACTCACGAAGGGGACCGCACTCGGCCGCGACACGGCCGGGACCTGGATCTGGGCGATGCGGACCGTCGTCATCGTCGCGGTCGTCGTGACCCTGTTCCTCGGCGTGCAGGACCTGCTCGTCGCCGCGAAGGTGCTGGCCGACCCCGTCGTCGCGGTGTAGGGCTGCTCACACCCAGACACCCTCTCACGGGCCGTGGTGACGACACCCACGGCACGAAGTAACCCGATTACGATTTCTCGGTCGTCCGCTATCTTTCGCTGAGAGACGACGCGGAAACCGCCCTTAGACCGACCATAAGACGTGCTACCGGCGAGTTGACGATTCGACGGTCCGCAACCACTATAACGGAGAGTCTGGCAGTGGGCAACAATGGCACGTGAATCGTGGACATCGAGAATCGGGTTCATCCTCGCTGCCGTCGGGAGCGCCGTCGGCCTCGGGAACATCTGGCGGTTCCCGTGGATGACCGCAGAGAACGGGGGTAGCGCGTTCCTGGTACTGTACCTGGCCATCGTCCTGGCGGTCGGCGTCCCGGGCCTGCTGGCCGAGTTCGCCATCGGCCGGCGGGCGGGCAAGAGCCCGGTCGGCGCGCTCGAATCGCTCTCCGGCTCGAAGCACTGGGGCAAGGTCGGCCTCATCACGGTCCTCGCCGGCCTCGTCCTGCTGTCGTTCTACAGCGTCGTCGGGGGCTGGATCCTCCGGTACTTCTTCGCGAGTGCGACCGGGGCGTACTTCGCCGCACCCGGAGAGTACTTCGCGAGCATCGACTACGGCCTCGCCGCGGCGGGCTTTCACGTCCTGTTCCTCGGCATCACGGCCGGCATCGTCGCGAGTGGCATCCGCGGGGGCATCGAGCGCGCCACGACGGTCATGATGCCCATCGTCATCCTGATGCTCGGCGCGCTCGCCGTCTGGGCAGGCGGCCTCTCGGGGGCAGCCGACGCCTACGAGTTCTACCTGACGTTCGACGCGAGCTACGTGCAGGCGAACGCGCTCGACATCCTGCTGTCGGCGTCGGGGCAGGCGCTGTTCACGCTCTCGGTCGGCGCGGGGACGATGATCACCTACGCCTCCTACATCGGCGAGGACCGGTCGCTCCCGGCCGACGGGAGCATCATCGCCCTGCTCAACACCGGCGTCGGCGTCCTCGCGGGCTTCGTCGTGCTCCCGCTGCTGTTCTCGACGCCGAACGTCGACCCCGCGACCAGCGGCCCCGGCGCGCTGTTCGTCGGCGTCGCGACCGCCTTCGGCGAACTCCCCGGCGGGCGGGTCCTCGCGCTCGCCTTCTTCGCCGTCGTCGCCCTCGCGGCCCTCTCCTCGTCCATCTCGATGCTGGAGATCCCCGTCGCGTACCTCGTCGACGAACACGGCATCGAGCGCAAGGTCGCGACCGCGGGCCTCGCCGGCTTCGTCCTCGTCACCGGGACCGCGAGCGCGTTCAACGCGGAAGTGTTCGGCATCCTCGCCGGCCCGGTCGTCGACGTGCTCCTGACGACCGGCCTGTTCGCCTTCGTCGTCTTCGCGGCGTGGGTGCTCGGCGGCGACGCCGTCGAGGAGTTCGCCCTCGGGACCCGGTTCTCGACCGGGCTCGGCGACGCCTGGCGCCTCCTCATCGGTATCGCGCTCCCGCCGTTCCTGCTGTTCACGCTGTTCAACGGCATCCTCGGCTACCTCGGGATGCAGGTCGGCGCGGAGTACGTCGCCGTCGCCGCGGTGCTGGTCGCTGCACTGGTGGTGACCGGGGTCCGGCGCGTCGGCACGACCGCACAGGCCGAGGCACCGGCCTGACCACGGGACCGTTTCTCGCCGGGAGGGCCACCGTCCCGCCGGCACGTGGCCGTCGCCGGAACGCACGACCAGCCCCCACCTCGTTGGGGAAACCTTTTGACGCCGGTGCGAGTGGTTTCGAGCAATGATTGCAGGGTGGTCACCATGACGATGGAGGACCGCATCGAGGAACTCGAAGAGCTGCGAGCGGAGGCCCTCAAGGGCGGCGGCGAGGACCGCATCGAGTCCCAGCACGAGAAGGGCAAGATGACGGCCCGCGAGCGCATCGACTACTTCCTCGACGACGGCACGTTCCACGAGTTCGACCAGCTCCGGACCCACAACTCCCACAACTTCGGGATGGAGGAGAAGAAGATCCTCGGCGACGGGGTCGTCACCGGCTACGGCGAGGTCGACGGCCGGAAGGTGTTCGTCTTCGCACACGACTTCACCGTCTTCGGTGGCTCGCTCGGCGAGGTGTTCGCCGAGAAGATCACCAAGGTCATGGACATGGCCATGGAGGTCGGCGCCCCCATCATCGGGCTCAACGACTCCGCCGGCGCCCGCATCCAGGAGGGCGTGAAGTCCCTGGCCGGGTTCACCGAGATCTTCCACCGGAACCAGATGGCCTCCGGCGTCGTCCCCCAGATATCGTGCATCATGGG
This window of the Haloarchaeobius amylolyticus genome carries:
- a CDS encoding histidine kinase N-terminal 7TM domain-containing protein; its protein translation is MFGVSWPVAGSVVAGVANLAFLWYLWDFRDKPGARWFFAVILGQVVLCFSQAVAMLVFEPLWLRVALEMLFWLAGSVVVVGYLGFAAAYTGRGHLLRTPWFGAVALFGLGFDLLVVTNPWHHLVWQDFRLDPIFGAATVSYVHSPLIRFQYVGIVLVSVVGMALLLDTVLSFGPLYRKQAAAVALTPIPPVAAFTLWTFDLGPAPQLNLVPLMFLPHIALDTYALFRSDMFEFSPTTRRTGERAALDDLGSPIVVVDEKGRIVTLNAPAEAALGVEKQAALTERLVDYLGVADLDLAESDQTLSLRTDGVTTTYKLVTSPLRDVAGTHVGYTVLLQDVTEERRRKQRLTVLNRVLRHNLRNDLTVVQGYLDGAVDMVDDEEVEWMLSTAADETRGLVALGEKARTIEQTMGGDVTVREGVAMAALLGDVADRLGAEFPDGRITVDVPAGLELTTDPDVAAVVFANLLENGLEHDDGPDPHVTVSLAGVEDDETAVFTVSDDGPGIPAHEREVVDAGEETALAHGSGLGLWLVSWGVTALGGTVSFEPSEEDDTGAAGDDGTTVVVRLPGAEQVPAEQAEPASQASP
- a CDS encoding M48 family metallopeptidase codes for the protein MLEYHVLFVVLLVGTEAFFTLLSVLNVRYGAQTARAESEWMHETLGVDDLDAVLDYQRARTGLSLVSTWVALGFLLVALYTGLVTDVVEFLAATGLPELAQGVVFVALLLVAGQLVNVPFDLYSTFVVEEQFGFNNQSPTLWVKDFVLGLVVSTLIVSLLAGAVLWFVSALPTYWPAAAWALVVGFSLAMLVIKPRVIDPIFNDFTPVEESDLRDAVDEVFERAGFRCDQVYEMDASKRSGHSNAYFTGFGRTKRVVLFDTLVDQMDVDEIQAVLAHELAHWKRGHIWKFVALAAVQFAVVFGVLGYLVGQSWLYTMFGLPQVEYAGLFVALLFVGPVMQLTSPIQNYFSLAYEREADTFAVETMGSRPMADALANLASENMSNPFPHPLYETFHYDHPPIPERIRYIEAMGEGGDAGSEGPAGDDAPTAD
- a CDS encoding TetR/AcrR family transcriptional regulator; this translates as MGETQLFAAAPEDTRAAIMRATYEALTSHGYANLTIQRIADEFEKSKSLLYHHYDGKDDLLVDFLQYMVEHFEQETTCAGCSDPGDRLDHLLDRVVPVDIDPEKQAFTAAMIELRAQAPHDPAYREQFTEHDRALRDRFADILRDGIEDGTFADVDPAATADFLLTLVNGIRHQRVTRDDDGSVPAARAELDAYVDRRLRGGER
- a CDS encoding MATE family efflux transporter; this encodes MGISDLFKGKEEMDLTSGDIARPLFFLSLPIVITNLLQTAYNLADTFWLARVNEVALAAITFGFPMVFLLISLGMGLSVAGSVLVAQHTGAEEPREAEYAASQTVMFAFVASTILGIVGYFAVDTVLWLLGARGAVLREATQYMEVIALGMPFLFGFFVFISLMRGYGDTVTPMLVMFGTVVLNVVIDPLFIFGFGPIPDGLGVQGAAIATVISRFVATAVGLAIMFRGKRGVQIRLSQMAPDLQFFKKMLGIGVPASIEGTGRSVSVNLMLVVVAIFSSGFVAAFGVGIRIFSVIFLPAIAVGQGVETMVGQNIGAGKYDRAQRTADTAAVGMFGALSVLAVIVFAFTEPIVAPLSPNQEVTDIAVTFLRVVAPTFGFIGVMRSYNGAFRGSGKTMVSAAIAITMLGIIRLPIAYVLSRGIDPVASLLPFATGQAGIWTSFVVSNTLGAVIAFAWFRRGTWRGADVRGQGAVDASPTDD
- a CDS encoding sodium-dependent transporter, with the translated sequence MSERETWSTRAGFILAAVGSAVGLGNIWQFPFQAASNGGAAFVVVYLAAVLCIGFPAMLAEFVVGRSTERNPIDAFRELGGNSWSVVGALGVFAAFWILSFYSVVGGWVIRYILGSAQGAYFADPGGYFGAISSGPGALALHAVFMALVVGVVALGVEDGIEMGTKLMVPAIVVLLLGLGAWVATLDGAAAGYAYYLSPDLNTLADNIGSVLPAAVGQAFFTLSLGMGAMVTYASYLGDDDSLPVDGGLIVGLNTLVGLLAGLVVIPILATQVSVEAIRETSGAGAVFISLAEAFGQLPAGRVLGVVFFGVLLLAALSSAISLLEVVVSFVTRNTGWDRKPAAGVFGLAVFLLGIPTAFSASLTYAGTGALTWYNDLAYNLLLPISVLGVLVFVGWLRDDHATEELTKGTALGRDTAGTWIWAMRTVVIVAVVVTLFLGVQDLLVAAKVLADPVVAV
- a CDS encoding sodium-dependent transporter — encoded protein: MARESWTSRIGFILAAVGSAVGLGNIWRFPWMTAENGGSAFLVLYLAIVLAVGVPGLLAEFAIGRRAGKSPVGALESLSGSKHWGKVGLITVLAGLVLLSFYSVVGGWILRYFFASATGAYFAAPGEYFASIDYGLAAAGFHVLFLGITAGIVASGIRGGIERATTVMMPIVILMLGALAVWAGGLSGAADAYEFYLTFDASYVQANALDILLSASGQALFTLSVGAGTMITYASYIGEDRSLPADGSIIALLNTGVGVLAGFVVLPLLFSTPNVDPATSGPGALFVGVATAFGELPGGRVLALAFFAVVALAALSSSISMLEIPVAYLVDEHGIERKVATAGLAGFVLVTGTASAFNAEVFGILAGPVVDVLLTTGLFAFVVFAAWVLGGDAVEEFALGTRFSTGLGDAWRLLIGIALPPFLLFTLFNGILGYLGMQVGAEYVAVAAVLVAALVVTGVRRVGTTAQAEAPA